Proteins encoded in a region of the Pelobates fuscus isolate aPelFus1 chromosome 11, aPelFus1.pri, whole genome shotgun sequence genome:
- the LOC134577870 gene encoding complement C1q subcomponent subunit C-like has product MLLSLGFICLTFVSLVRSEPCVSSSQGLPGIPGTPGRDGRDGYKGTKGEPGPPASSLKMTEFKGKKGVMGSPGPKGKAGPMGTPGLSGDKGVTGVRGDSGMPGNPKRDLQSAFTVARTTIQFPQKNEPIIFNKAISNDHKDYNVATGKFTCQIPGLYYFVYHASLSSNLCVSLYVGEERKVSFCDHKTNEYQVSSGGSLVQLTKDQEVWLAANDYNGMIGVSDHNSVFSGFLVFPE; this is encoded by the exons ATGTTGCTGAGTTTGGGGTTTATCTGTCTGACTTTCGTGAGCTTGGTGAGAAGTGAACCATGCGTTTCCTCCTCCCAAGGTCTACCAGGAATCCCCGGGACCCCAGGGAGAGATGGAAGGGATGGTTATAAGGGAACAAAAGGAGAACCAG GACCCCCAGCATCGTCACTGAAAAtgacagaatttaaaggaaaaaaaggtGTAATGGGATCCCCAGGTCCCAAAGGAAAAGCAGGTCCCATGGGTACACCTGGTCTCAGTGGAGATAAGGGTGTGACAGGCGTTCGTGGGGACAGTGGAATGCCTGGGAATCCCAAACGTGATCTCCAATCTGCGTTCACTGTGGCACGGACAACAATACAGTTCCCGCAGAAAAATGAACCCATCATCTTCAATAAAGCGATCAGCAACGACCACAAAGATTACAATGTAGCAACTGGAAAGTTCACCTGCCAAATCCCAGGACTGTATTATTTTGTTTACCATGCCTCTCTGTCCTCCAACCTGTGCGTCTCTCTGTACGTTGGGGAGGAACGAAAAGTCAGCTTTTGTGACCATAAGACCAATGAGTACCAGGTCTCCTCTGGAGGAAGCCTTGTCCAGCTCACGAAGGACCAAGAGGTTTGGCTGGCAGCCAATGATTACAATGGGATGATCGGAGTTAGCGATCACAATAGCGTATTCTCAGGATTCCTTGTTTTCCCCGAGTAA
- the C1QA gene encoding complement C1q subcomponent subunit A — translation MPRHIVLLSVLLLFVFDSIHSQTSVCPAVNGKNGIPGRAGRPGQKGDRGDPGAMIRGYDFTATKGDPGDPGVTGEPGREGSVGPRGSPGAPGNQGPKGPKGAVANMAIQKRPAFSAEDPKVDKNGKTVVFSKIITNQENMYNKDTGKFTCTEPGYYYFTFQVVGNGDLCLYINTNIPDKDNPLLSFCDVNSKKFHQVNSGGTVLFLNKGNQVWIETNEKSKNIATGEDISSVFSGFLIFPLKDGAS, via the exons ATGCCTCGACATATTGTCCTGCTCTCTGTGCTGCTGCTGTTCGTCTTTGACTCGATTCATTCACAGACCAGTGTGTGCCCAGCAGTAAATGGCAAGAATGGCATTCCGGGTCGCGCAGGAAGACCTGGACAGAAAGGAGACAGAGGGGATCCCG GTGCGATGATCAGAGGATACGACTTCACTGCAACAAAGGGTGATCCTGGAGACCCAGGTGTGACTGGTGAACCTGGCCGTGAAGGTAGTGTTGGTCCAAGAGGGTCTCCAGGAGCTCCAGGAAATCAAGGTCCTAAGGGGCCCAAAGGAGCAGTAGCCAACATGGCAATTCAAAAACGCCCAGCATTCTCAGCAGAAGACCCCAAAGTGGATAAAAATGGCAAGACAGTGGTCTTTAGTAAGATCATAACCAACCAAGAAAATATGTACAACAAAGACACAGGCAAATTCACATGTACTGAACCAGGGTACTATTATTTTACATTCCAGGTGGTGGGCAATGGGGATCTCTGTCTGTATATTAACACCAACATCCCTGATAAAGACAACCCCCTCCTTAGTTTTTGTGACGTCAATTCAAAGAAATTTCACCAGGTGAATTCTGGGGGGACGGTTCTTTTTCTAAATAAAGGTAATCAGGTGTGGAttgaaacaaatgaaaaaagtaaaaatattgcaACAGGCGAGGACATCAGCAGCGTATTCAGTGGATTTCTCATCTTTCCTCTTAAAGATGGAGCCTCGTAG